One genomic window of Gossypium hirsutum isolate 1008001.06 chromosome D11, Gossypium_hirsutum_v2.1, whole genome shotgun sequence includes the following:
- the LOC107912114 gene encoding uncharacterized protein isoform X2: MPGNEVGERIHNFLGQESLSRGQHQRQVIDSTWPGLNNNLWVGNQRQAGGPLVSSLKNLSVHQLESDRGHSGQSSSLQNKLNFTQSDLRPEIARSQLQNQAPIANAYAQGHESFQARHNETNLLGVEMAHRGLSLLDSPIGNCPNFHKKNSLRLESTESPINYDLIEGLQQFSGKHPGLVQPLSSQQSGMTDMQLLQQQAIMQELQKHQLPKPQLQLPEARQLSSANQVSSVVKQVSDSLSPALINGVPVHDASNYSWHPEHMTPNANFLRHGASPAVQVSSGMFSPEQGHMRLMGLVPQQVDQSFYGISTSGARGNPYQYSSVQMDKPLMQQVPASGYSFLDNQYAMFSDQVGLQDGTSVSRQGDQDNNVFGAAQGLNSIFHSENLQQMVIEPKNAVMQESPWRQEHRSPPETSLEKSAIQVSSAQSVATLDPTEEKILFGSDDSMWDILGKSTNLGSGLDGTDSLGGFPSVQSGSWSALMQSALAETSSNDTRVREKWSGSDMHCCEPLKGNLPASIVNDDSKQQSPWADNNLPDALFLKSNPLSMDNTDVPENNASQNPASMQRDIKAFGHSVRSNNAEHQNHSLLHQVQAVQNIEVDPSNRSIKRFKGPPADSSLDSQQVSSPGAEQLSYGSNSLMRDGLINNPLVPSGDSKLLSSLSNIGDNHETQLSANTLAFLQDNSQHFSNSNNSAANIRGEHSQISLQMVLSWFDQYGAIKNGKMFPIHDAQKTALNGTEKAFIGVRSSDSLHVHSSEQLNAAADANPLDKAQQSSKFMPVATEYISPHSQPPDVASQNLDTVRAMKRKIMTFEFLPWHREVTQGSQRTQNISVAEVEWAYAANQLNEKVENEPEMIEDWPPVPGSKRRLVLTTQLLQQLIRAPPRVVLSADASKNYETLAYFVARSVLGDACSTAYIPESDTAVPPHSGSILPEKLREQRNQSILKAAEEFIVRAKMLENGLQSLVKRASILDLRLECQDQEKVSVITRFAKFHSRGQAEGIGTSSFPNFVAKVNRFFGQRYVLAVPMPRNLPDRDQKHIGMFPHCRPLMQVNP, from the exons ATGCCTGGCAACGAAGTTGGAGAGAGGATCCATAATTTCCTTGGCCAAGAGAGTTTGTCCCGTGGCCAACATCAACGGCAGGTAATTGATAGTACCTGGCCTGGCTTAAATAACAATCTGTGGGTTGGAAACCAGAGACAAGCTGGTGGGCCTCTTGTTTCCAGTTTGAAGAATTTAAGCGTTCATCAGTTAG AGTCTGACAGAGGACATAGTGGCCAGTCTTCAAGCCTGCAGAACAAGTTGAACTTCACTCAATCAGATCTGAGGCCTGAAATTGCCAGAAGTCAATTGCAAAATCAAGCACCTATTGCAAATGCTTATGCGCAAGGGCACGAGTCTTTCCAGGCAAGGCACAATGAAACGAATTTATTGGGAGTGGAAATGGCGCACAGAGGCTTATCACTTCTTGATTCACCAATAGGAAATTGccctaattttcataaaaaaaattcattgagGTTGGAATCTACTGAATCTCCCATAAATTATGATCTTATTGAGGGGCTACAACAATTTAGTGGGAAGCATCCTGGCTTGGTCCAACCTTTGTCGAGTCAGCAATCAGGGATGACTGACATGCAGTTGTTACAGCAACAAGCAATAATGCAAGAATTACAGAAACACCAACTTCCAAAGCCACAGTTGCAGTTACCAGAAGCAAGGCAGTTGAGCTCTGCGAATCAAGTTTCCTCTGTTGTTAAACAGGTATCAGATAGCCTTTCTCCAGCTCTAATCAATGGCGTTCCTGTCCATGATGCTTCAAATTATTCCTGGCATCCTGAGCACATGACACCAAATGCAAATTTTCTGCGGCATGGTGCCTCTCCAGCAGTGCAGGTATCCTCTGGTATGTTTTCCCCTGAGCAAGGTCACATGCGTTTGATGGGTTTGGTTCCTCAACAAGTTGATCAATCATTTTATGGGATTTCTACCAGTGGTGCAAGGGGAAATCCATATCAATATTCTTCTGTTCAAATGGATAAGCCTTTGATGCAGCAGGTGCCAGCCAGTGGTTATTCCTTTCTGGATAATCAGTATGCTATGTTTTCAGATCAAGTGGGCTTGCAAGATGGAACTTCAGTTTCTAGACAGGGTGATCAGGATAATAATGTATTTGGGGCTGCTCAAGGTTTAAATAGCATATTTCATTCAGAAAACTTGCAGCAAATGGTTATCGAGCCAAAAAATGCAGTGATGCAGGAGTCTCCTTGGAGGCAAGAGCATCGCAGTCCTCCAGAAACATCCCTGGAGAAGTCAGCAATTCAGGTCTCCTCTGCGCAGAGTGTGGCTACACTGGATCCAACTGAAGAAAAGATTTTGTTCGGTTCTGATGACAGTATGTGGGATATCTTGGGAAAGAGCACCAACCTAGGTTCAGGGTTGGATGGTACAGACTCTTTAGGGGGATTTCCTTCTGTGCAAAGTGGAAGTTGGAGTGCTCTTATGCAGTCTGCTCTTGCAGAAACATCCAGTAATGATACAAGGGTACGGGAAAAATGGAGTGGTTCAGATATGCATTGTTGTGAACCTCTAAAAGGAAACTTGCCAGCATCAATTGTCAATGATGACAGTAAACAGCAATCGCCTTGGGCTGATAACAACTTGCCTGATGCCTTGTTCCTGAAATCTAATCCTTTAAGTATGGACAATACTGATGTCCCAGAGAATAATGCCAGCCAAAATCCTGCAAGCATGCAAAGAGACATCAAAGCTTTTGGCCATTCTGTAAGATCCAATAATGCTGAACATCAAAACCATTCATTGTTGCATCAGGTGCAGGCTGTTCAAAACATAGAGGTTGATCCAAGTAATAGGAGTATTAAAAGATTCAAAGGTCCACCTGCAGACTCTAGTTTGGATTCTCAGCAGGTAAGTTCCCCAGGTGCAGAACAATTATCTTATGGATCCAATAGTCTGATGAGAGATGGCCTCATTAATAATCCTTTAGTTCCTTCTGGAGACTCTAAACTGCTAAGCTCTTTATCAAACATTGGAGATAATCATGAGACACAGTTATCTGCTAATACACTGGCATTTCTTCAGGATAATTCCCAGCATTTCTCCAATTCTAATAATTCAGCTGCTAACATCAGGGGTGAACACTCTCAGATCAGTCTCCAGATGGTTCTGTCCTGGTTTGATCAGTATGGGGCAATTAAAAATGGGAAAATGTTCCCCATACATGATGCCCAGAAAACTGCCTTGAATGGTACGGAAAAAGCATTCATTGGTGTTCGGTCTTCTGACAGTTTGCATGTTCATTCAAGTGAGCAGCTAAATGCTGCTGCTGATGCTAATCCACTAGATAAAGCCCAGCAAAGCTCAAAGTTTATGCCAGTAGCAACTGAGTATATCTCCCCTCACTCACAGCCACCTGATGTTGCAAGTCAGAATTTGGACACTGTGAGAGCAATGAAGCGCAAAATTATGACATTTGAGTTTTTACCGTGGCATAGAGAAGTGACACAGGGTTCTCAAAGGACTCAAAACATCAG TGTGGCAGAAGTGGAATGGGCTTATGCAGCAAATCAATTGAATGAGAAG GTTGAGAATGAACCTGAAATGATTGAAGATTGGCCACCAGTGCCTGGATCaaaaagaaggcttgttttgacAACGCAGCTTTTGCAGCAACTAATTCGTGCTCCTCCAAGAGTAGTTCTTTCTGCAGATGCCAGCAAAAACTATGAGACTCTGGCCTATTTTGTTGCCAGATCAGTCTTAGGAGATGCATGCAGCACAGCATATATACCTGAAAGTGACACAGCTGTACCTCCTCACAGTGGAAGCAT cCTCCCTGAAAAGCTTAGAGAGCAGCGAAACCAATCCATCTTAAAGGCTGCAGAAGAGTTTATCGTCAGAGCGAAGATGTTGGAAAATGGTTTACAAAG TCTGGTCAAGAGAGCCTCAATCTTGGACTTAAGACTGGAATGTCAGGATCAAGAGAAGGTTTCAGTCATCACTCGTTTTGCCAAGTTCCATAGCCGGGGGCAAGCAGAAGGGATTGGAACATCATCGTTCCCAAATTTTGTTGCGAAAGTTAACAGATTCTTCGGGCAAAGATACGTTCTTGCAGTACCTATGCCTAGGAATCTCCCTGATAGG GATCAGAAGCACATAGGGATGTTCCCACATTGTAGGCCATTGATGCAAGTCAATCCCTAG
- the LOC107912114 gene encoding uncharacterized protein isoform X5 — protein sequence MPGNEVGERIHNFLGQESLSRGQHQRQVIDSTWPGLNNNLWVGNQRQAGGPLVSSLKNLSVHQLESDRGHSGQSSSLQNKLNFTQSDLRPEIARSQLQNQAPIANAYAQGHESFQARHNETNLLGVEMAHRGLSLLDSPIGNCPNFHKKNSLRLESTESPINYDLIEGLQQFSGKHPGLVQPLSSQQSGMTDMQLLQQQAIMQELQKHQLPKPQLQLPEARQLSSANQVSSVVKQVSDSLSPALINGVPVHDASNYSWHPEHMTPNANFLRHGASPAVQVSSGMFSPEQGHMRLMGLVPQQVDQSFYGISTSGARGNPYQYSSVQMDKPLMQQVPASGYSFLDNQYAMFSDQVGLQDGTSVSRQGDQDNNVFGAAQGLNSIFHSENLQQMVIEPKNAVMQESPWRQEHRSPPETSLEKSAIQVSSAQSVATLDPTEEKILFGSDDSMWDILGKSTNLGSGLDGTDSLGGFPSVQSGSWSALMQSALAETSSNDTRVREKWSGSDMHCCEPLKGNLPASIVNDDSKQQSPWADNNLPDALFLKSNPLSMDNTDVPENNASQNPASMQRDIKAFGHSVRSNNAEHQNHSLLHQVQAVQNIEVDPSNRSIKRFKGPPADSSLDSQQVSSPGAEQLSYGSNSLMRDGLINNPLVPSGDSKLLSSLSNIGDNHETQLSANTLAFLQDNSQHFSNSNNSAANIRGEHSQISLQMVLSWFDQYGAIKNGKMFPIHDAQKTALNGTEKAFIGVRSSDSLHVHSSEQLNAAADANPLDKAQQSSKFMPVATEYISPHSQPPDVASQNLDTVRAMKRKIMTFEFLPWHREVTQGSQRTQNISVAEVEWAYAANQLNEKVENEPEMIEDWPPVPGSKRRLVLTTQLLQQLIRAPPRVVLSADASKNYETLAYFVARSVLGDACSTAYIPESDTAVPPHSGSILPEKLREQRNQSILKAAEEFIVRAKMLENGLQRF from the exons ATGCCTGGCAACGAAGTTGGAGAGAGGATCCATAATTTCCTTGGCCAAGAGAGTTTGTCCCGTGGCCAACATCAACGGCAGGTAATTGATAGTACCTGGCCTGGCTTAAATAACAATCTGTGGGTTGGAAACCAGAGACAAGCTGGTGGGCCTCTTGTTTCCAGTTTGAAGAATTTAAGCGTTCATCAGTTAG AGTCTGACAGAGGACATAGTGGCCAGTCTTCAAGCCTGCAGAACAAGTTGAACTTCACTCAATCAGATCTGAGGCCTGAAATTGCCAGAAGTCAATTGCAAAATCAAGCACCTATTGCAAATGCTTATGCGCAAGGGCACGAGTCTTTCCAGGCAAGGCACAATGAAACGAATTTATTGGGAGTGGAAATGGCGCACAGAGGCTTATCACTTCTTGATTCACCAATAGGAAATTGccctaattttcataaaaaaaattcattgagGTTGGAATCTACTGAATCTCCCATAAATTATGATCTTATTGAGGGGCTACAACAATTTAGTGGGAAGCATCCTGGCTTGGTCCAACCTTTGTCGAGTCAGCAATCAGGGATGACTGACATGCAGTTGTTACAGCAACAAGCAATAATGCAAGAATTACAGAAACACCAACTTCCAAAGCCACAGTTGCAGTTACCAGAAGCAAGGCAGTTGAGCTCTGCGAATCAAGTTTCCTCTGTTGTTAAACAGGTATCAGATAGCCTTTCTCCAGCTCTAATCAATGGCGTTCCTGTCCATGATGCTTCAAATTATTCCTGGCATCCTGAGCACATGACACCAAATGCAAATTTTCTGCGGCATGGTGCCTCTCCAGCAGTGCAGGTATCCTCTGGTATGTTTTCCCCTGAGCAAGGTCACATGCGTTTGATGGGTTTGGTTCCTCAACAAGTTGATCAATCATTTTATGGGATTTCTACCAGTGGTGCAAGGGGAAATCCATATCAATATTCTTCTGTTCAAATGGATAAGCCTTTGATGCAGCAGGTGCCAGCCAGTGGTTATTCCTTTCTGGATAATCAGTATGCTATGTTTTCAGATCAAGTGGGCTTGCAAGATGGAACTTCAGTTTCTAGACAGGGTGATCAGGATAATAATGTATTTGGGGCTGCTCAAGGTTTAAATAGCATATTTCATTCAGAAAACTTGCAGCAAATGGTTATCGAGCCAAAAAATGCAGTGATGCAGGAGTCTCCTTGGAGGCAAGAGCATCGCAGTCCTCCAGAAACATCCCTGGAGAAGTCAGCAATTCAGGTCTCCTCTGCGCAGAGTGTGGCTACACTGGATCCAACTGAAGAAAAGATTTTGTTCGGTTCTGATGACAGTATGTGGGATATCTTGGGAAAGAGCACCAACCTAGGTTCAGGGTTGGATGGTACAGACTCTTTAGGGGGATTTCCTTCTGTGCAAAGTGGAAGTTGGAGTGCTCTTATGCAGTCTGCTCTTGCAGAAACATCCAGTAATGATACAAGGGTACGGGAAAAATGGAGTGGTTCAGATATGCATTGTTGTGAACCTCTAAAAGGAAACTTGCCAGCATCAATTGTCAATGATGACAGTAAACAGCAATCGCCTTGGGCTGATAACAACTTGCCTGATGCCTTGTTCCTGAAATCTAATCCTTTAAGTATGGACAATACTGATGTCCCAGAGAATAATGCCAGCCAAAATCCTGCAAGCATGCAAAGAGACATCAAAGCTTTTGGCCATTCTGTAAGATCCAATAATGCTGAACATCAAAACCATTCATTGTTGCATCAGGTGCAGGCTGTTCAAAACATAGAGGTTGATCCAAGTAATAGGAGTATTAAAAGATTCAAAGGTCCACCTGCAGACTCTAGTTTGGATTCTCAGCAGGTAAGTTCCCCAGGTGCAGAACAATTATCTTATGGATCCAATAGTCTGATGAGAGATGGCCTCATTAATAATCCTTTAGTTCCTTCTGGAGACTCTAAACTGCTAAGCTCTTTATCAAACATTGGAGATAATCATGAGACACAGTTATCTGCTAATACACTGGCATTTCTTCAGGATAATTCCCAGCATTTCTCCAATTCTAATAATTCAGCTGCTAACATCAGGGGTGAACACTCTCAGATCAGTCTCCAGATGGTTCTGTCCTGGTTTGATCAGTATGGGGCAATTAAAAATGGGAAAATGTTCCCCATACATGATGCCCAGAAAACTGCCTTGAATGGTACGGAAAAAGCATTCATTGGTGTTCGGTCTTCTGACAGTTTGCATGTTCATTCAAGTGAGCAGCTAAATGCTGCTGCTGATGCTAATCCACTAGATAAAGCCCAGCAAAGCTCAAAGTTTATGCCAGTAGCAACTGAGTATATCTCCCCTCACTCACAGCCACCTGATGTTGCAAGTCAGAATTTGGACACTGTGAGAGCAATGAAGCGCAAAATTATGACATTTGAGTTTTTACCGTGGCATAGAGAAGTGACACAGGGTTCTCAAAGGACTCAAAACATCAG TGTGGCAGAAGTGGAATGGGCTTATGCAGCAAATCAATTGAATGAGAAG GTTGAGAATGAACCTGAAATGATTGAAGATTGGCCACCAGTGCCTGGATCaaaaagaaggcttgttttgacAACGCAGCTTTTGCAGCAACTAATTCGTGCTCCTCCAAGAGTAGTTCTTTCTGCAGATGCCAGCAAAAACTATGAGACTCTGGCCTATTTTGTTGCCAGATCAGTCTTAGGAGATGCATGCAGCACAGCATATATACCTGAAAGTGACACAGCTGTACCTCCTCACAGTGGAAGCAT cCTCCCTGAAAAGCTTAGAGAGCAGCGAAACCAATCCATCTTAAAGGCTGCAGAAGAGTTTATCGTCAGAGCGAAGATGTTGGAAAATGGTTTACAAAG ATTTTGA